The Spiroplasma litorale nucleotide sequence TTAATTCCAATAGGCAGCGTTTTGTTAATTGCCAATAAAAAACCAGAAACATTTGGTTCAAAACTTAGTTCTGTCCAAACTTTCTGATCTTTTGCATGAACACCTGAATCAGTTTTTGAAGCTCCCACCATCCTAAATTTAGAATTAGGTGCGACCTTTTCAAAAGCTTTTTCAATTTCACCTTGTATTGTTTTTTTATTTTTTTGTTTTGCTCATCCAGCGAAATCTGTGCCATCATACGCAGTTGTTAACAAATAATAAAACATTATACTCTTAAACCAAGTATCATATCAATTCTTGGAATTTGAATACTGTGTAATTCTGGAATGTAAGGATAGCAGAATAAAGTTATAGCTACTCCCATACCAACTAAAAAGATAATAACGTCTAAAAATCTAAATTTTACTTGTCTATATCTAGTTCTTTTAGCATGAGGATCATATCCTCTTGAATCCATTGCGTATGCTAAGTCCTCAGCTTTTTGAAATGCAGAAACTAGTAAAGGAATTATCAATGAAGTCATAGCTTTTGCTTTGTCTTTTAGTTTTCCATTTTTAAAATCTATACCTCTCGAAGACTGTGCTTTCATTATTCTTCCAGCTTCATCAATTAATGTTGGTATCATTCTTAATGCAATTGAAATAATTGTTGAAAAAATATAAACTGGAATTTTAATTAATTTTAAAGGTCATAATAAGTCTTCAATTGCTAAAGTAAGCTCTAAAGGTTGAGTAGTTCCAGTTAAAATTGTTGTTAAAGTAATCATTAAAAATATTCTAATAGTCATATATATTGCACTATATATTGCTTTTTCAGAAAAATATAATCTTTTTCATTTATAAATATAACCAAAATCAGTGAAATTATATACACCGTCAGCGGAGTCTGCAATTGAGTTTGGATGCAACATAAAAATATTAATAATGACTAAAACAATAAAAATGAACGTTATTGGTAAAAAAAGTTTAAATAGCATTTTAAAACTCAATTTACTTATAAAATACATTAAAATTATAAAACTTCCAACAAGCACAAAACCAGTAAAACCAATAGGAAAGAATACAACTACAATTAATGATATTATCATTAATAACTTAAGTCTTGGATCCATTTTGTGAATTATTGAATTGTAGGACATGTACCTACCAAAAACCATTCTCATTATGTTATCCTCCTATTTAATTCTTTCTTTTATATGTTTTGCAAGTTCTTCAATAGTTCTGAAATTTTTATCAGTTACATCTAAACCTTTATCTTTAAGTTTATGAGCTAATTTATAAAGCTTAGGTGGTTCTATTTCAATTTTTTTCAATAGTTCATTATTTGAAAATATTTCAAATGGTGTACCAATAGAAATCACTTTACCTTTGTGCATAACTATTACTTCGTCTGCAATTTGAAGTACATGATCCATATTGTGTGTAACAATAATTATTCTTTTATTTTGTTTTTTATTTAAATCATAAAACAATTTCATAAAGTCTTCTTCACCATGAGGGTCTAACCCTCCTGTAGGTTCGTCTAAGACAAGTGTATTACCATCCATTGCAATTATACCTGCAATAGCAACCCTTCTTTTTTGACCACCACTTAAATCAAACGGGCTTCTTTTAGCATAATCTTCAGGTAAATCAACTAATCTTAATAGTTCAGGTACCTTTTTAATTGATGTCTCTTTATCAGCACCAAGATTTATTGGTCCAAATGCAATATCACTTTCAATTGTATTTTGAAATAATTGATACTCGGGAAATTGAAACACAAGTCCAATCTCTCTTCTAAGTTCTTTAACAAATTTGATCTTTTTTGTTTTTGCAATTATAGGAAAGTTTCCAACTAATGTTCTTCCTGTTTCTGAAATGATTAAACCATTAGTTAATTGTATTAATGTTGATTTACCACTACCAGTCATACCAATAACAGCAGTTATTTTCCCTTTTTTTATAACAAGATCTGCACTATCTAATGCTTTAAATTCGAATGGAGTCCCTCAACCATATGTATAAGATACATTTTCAAAACTTATTGGACCACTAAAATCATACATTGATTTTTTGGCCCTTTGAAGTTTGCTTTTGAAATGTTTTTTAGTAATATTTTCTTTTTCTTTGTTTTCAGAATATCAAGTCAATACTTCTTTAACTTTATCTTGGACAATCCCTTTTGAATCTTTTAAAAATTTTTTATTTTCCTTATTGAAAGCGACTAAGTTTTTTTTGTCTTCTTTCATTAATTTTTTAGTTTCGTTATGCTTTTTTTTACGTTTAATTGAATCTGTTTTATGTTTTAGATTGAGTTCTTTCATTTGTTCTTTATGTTTAATTTTATTTTCTTTTTTATTAGCGTAGTTATCTATATTTGACATATCTTATCCACCAACTCATCTAAATTTTCACTTCCTGAGATTTTAAGACCTAAATTTTGAAGAGCTTCTTCAACTTGTGCAACAAATGGAATATCTAAATTAATTGATCTTAAAAAGTCCTTGTCAGACAATATTTCTTTTGGGGTTCCAAACTTAACTAATTGGCCTTTATTCATAACCATTACTTTATCAGCGTTTAGAATCTCATCCATATCATGAGTTATTGAAAATATTGTTTTTTCTCTTGTATTTTTTAGTTCAATCATAATTTGTTTTACTTCATTTTTACCTTTTGGGTCTAACATACTTGTAGCTTCATCAAAAATAAGAATATTTGGCGATAAAGCAAGTGCTGAAGCAATAGCAACCCTTTGTTTTTGACCACCACTAAGCATTAATGGTTCATGATCTAAAAAGTCTTGCATATTTACTTTTTTAGCAGCATTAATAATAATATCACTCATTTTTGAAGGTTCAATACGTCTATTTTCTAAACCAAAAGCAATATCATCTCTAACTGTTGAACCTATAAATTGATTATCTGGGTTTTGAAAAACTATCCCTAAAAATTTTCTTACAATGTTAATGTTACTTTTTGTAACTTTATTTCCATACACTTCAATATTACCTTTTGTTGGTTCAAGTACACCAATAATTATTTTTGATAATGTAGATTTTCCACTACCATTATGTCCAATAATTGCAACATAATTACCATGTTCGATTTCAACACTAACACCATTAACAGCATAAGGGTGATCTTCTCTATATTTAAATTTAATGTCATCTAATTTTAAAGCGACATTATTTAAAGCATATAATTCTCCACCAAAACCACGTTCTTTTACAGCTATTTTATAACCTTTAAAAAGTGCTTTTGAATATTTATATTGGTTATATAAATCTTGATAATTATCATCACTTTTTTTGGCATTTTTTAATTGAGACTTTGCATTATTAAAATTATCTATAAACTTAGAATCTTTACAGGCTTCTAAATAATTTGCTTTTGCTTGTTTATATTCTTCTGAATATTTAATTACAAATTCTTTATCAACTTCTCTTTTAGAGAACTTACTTTTTGCAATAACTAATTTTTTACCAGATCTTGTAAGTTTGTCATTTAAATCGTTAAGTTTTAATTTAAACTCGTTTAAATCGGTATCCTTTAAAA carries:
- a CDS encoding energy-coupling factor transporter ATPase is translated as MSNNKFLKDTDLNEFKLKLNDLNDKLTRSGKKLVIAKSKFSKREVDKEFVIKYSEEYKQAKANYLEACKDSKFIDNFNNAKSQLKNAKKSDDNYQDLYNQYKYSKALFKGYKIAVKERGFGGELYALNNVALKLDDIKFKYREDHPYAVNGVSVEIEHGNYVAIIGHNGSGKSTLSKIIIGVLEPTKGNIEVYGNKVTKSNINIVRKFLGIVFQNPDNQFIGSTVRDDIAFGLENRRIEPSKMSDIIINAAKKVNMQDFLDHEPLMLSGGQKQRVAIASALALSPNILIFDEATSMLDPKGKNEVKQIMIELKNTREKTIFSITHDMDEILNADKVMVMNKGQLVKFGTPKEILSDKDFLRSINLDIPFVAQVEEALQNLGLKISGSENLDELVDKICQI
- a CDS encoding energy-coupling factor transporter transmembrane component T family protein; the protein is MRMVFGRYMSYNSIIHKMDPRLKLLMIISLIVVVFFPIGFTGFVLVGSFIILMYFISKLSFKMLFKLFLPITFIFIVLVIINIFMLHPNSIADSADGVYNFTDFGYIYKWKRLYFSEKAIYSAIYMTIRIFLMITLTTILTGTTQPLELTLAIEDLLWPLKLIKIPVYIFSTIISIALRMIPTLIDEAGRIMKAQSSRGIDFKNGKLKDKAKAMTSLIIPLLVSAFQKAEDLAYAMDSRGYDPHAKRTRYRQVKFRFLDVIIFLVGMGVAITLFCYPYIPELHSIQIPRIDMILGLRV
- a CDS encoding energy-coupling factor transporter ATPase, which gives rise to MYDFSGPISFENVSYTYGWGTPFEFKALDSADLVIKKGKITAVIGMTGSGKSTLIQLTNGLIISETGRTLVGNFPIIAKTKKIKFVKELRREIGLVFQFPEYQLFQNTIESDIAFGPINLGADKETSIKKVPELLRLVDLPEDYAKRSPFDLSGGQKRRVAIAGIIAMDGNTLVLDEPTGGLDPHGEEDFMKLFYDLNKKQNKRIIIVTHNMDHVLQIADEVIVMHKGKVISIGTPFEIFSNNELLKKIEIEPPKLYKLAHKLKDKGLDVTDKNFRTIEELAKHIKERIK